The following proteins come from a genomic window of Mustela lutreola isolate mMusLut2 chromosome 6, mMusLut2.pri, whole genome shotgun sequence:
- the LOC131834756 gene encoding olfactory receptor 2H2-like codes for MITICNDSHSDFILLGFSEKPYLEKILFWVVLIFYCLTIAGNTVIILVSLKDPKLHIPMYFFLCNLSLLDLCFTSSCVPQMLVNFWGPKKTISYIGCAIQLYVFLWLGATECVLLVVMAVDRYVAVCHPLQYTAIMHPKLCLELAILAWGTGLVQSLIQSPATLQLPFCSHRKVDDIVCEVPALIQASSADTTYNEIQMSIASIILLVVPLVIILSSYGAVAKAVLKIKSAAGQKKAFSTCISHILVVSLFYGTVTAVYLQPKNRYAQEQDKFLTLFYTVATPSLNPLIYTLRNKEVKGALIRLGRRTWDSRNN; via the coding sequence ATGATCACAATTTGCAATGACAGCCACAGTGATTTCATCCTCCTGGGCTTTTCTGAGAAGCCATATTTGGAGAAGATACTTTTCTGGGTTGTTCTGATCTTTTATTGTTTGACTATTGCAGGAAATACAGTCATAATTCTTGTTTCCTTGAAGGATCCTAAACTCCACATccccatgtatttctttctttgcaaCCTTTCCCTGCTAGATCTCTGTTTCACCAGCAGCTGCGTTCCACAGATGTTAGTTAATTTCTGGGGTCCAAAGAAGACCATCAGCTACATTGGCTGTGCCATTCAACTCTATGTCTTCTTATGGCTTGGGGCCACTGAATGTGTCCTTCTTGTGGTCATGGCTGTGGACCGCTATGTGGCAGTGTGTCATCCACTGCAATATACTGCTATCATGCACCCCAAACTCTGCCTGGAGCTGGCCATCCTTGCATGGGGGACTGGCCTAGTTCAGTCTCTGATCCAGTCTCCTGCCACCCTCCAGTTGCCCTTCTGCTCCCACCGCAAGGTGGATGACATTGTGTGTGAAGTCCCAGCCCTGATTCAGGCCTCTAGTGCAGACACCACCTACAATGAAATCCAGATGTCCATAGCCAGTATCATTCTCCTGGTGGTACCCCTGGTCATCATTCTTTCCTCATATGGGGCTGTTGCTAAGGCTGTGCTGAAAATAAAGTCAGCTGCAGGGCAGAAGAAGGCATTCAGCACCTGCATTTCTCACATTCTTGTAGTGTCCCTCTTCTATGGCACGGTCACAGCTGTTTACCTCCAACCCAAGAACCGCTATGCTCAGGAACAGGACAAGTTCCTCACCCTTTTCTACACTGTTGCAACCCCATCCCTTAACCCACTCATCTACACCTTAAGGAACAAGGAGGTCAAGGGGGCACTAATAAGACTGGGGAGGAGGACCTGGGATTCCCGGAATAACTGA